The region attgaggaaaaaacttgacataactgagtcaaatgtTATAAAGATCAATAATTTGTTCCGAATTCTGaatttttgccaatgatgagcgATAGACATTTTTTTGATGTTTGAAAaggatccagaatcagtatcgatccaaaaagtaaagaaatatCCATGGCgtgaggtctatctttggttaaaatttcatcaaaattttttaaaacactttacaCACAATCCTGCcaaataacaaacaaatgaataaataaacgctAGTGAACatatgacctccttggcagaTTCAATAAACTTGTTATTAATGACAGTTATTATAAGTGGCTTATTTCTGCACAACAGTTTAGTGAAAATGTGCATCTGGCTGGAGTATGTATTAAGgttgctttttttaatctagGGGTGTTGGAAAAAATCGATTCTGCAATATATCGCGATGTTACATTGTGCGATTCTCGGATCAATTGAAAATGCATCagtatcgtttttttttttttttttaaaacctttatttaaccaggaaagtcttttccactgcaggagacattgtaactgcacaaagtaGTGCACTGAACCCtgagcatgttgaccagcttttgttttatcaataaagtactaactttctgcatttatttgttgttataGGCATAAACTTCAGTttagttgcactaaagtcagcgttggtttaaaagccacaggcagattatatgttattttaagttgttggcagatggcatgttaaagccaatgttttgagtgtaaaatatgacaataaaatatatttcatacacaatgttctcatgaaggtgtacaaatttacaaattagTTGTCTCTTAagtcatacatatatatatatatatatatatatatcttttgttttttgccttatactttaatataggcatatatcgtatcgtattgtgacctatgtatcgggatacaaatcgtatcgccagatgtcaggcaatacacacccctaataaatacattaattttatttacatatattCTATATAAATTGAGAAAAGCTAGCTAAATTGTGACATCAACTATAGAGTTCATGGAAAGATTGCCCAGTACCTTAACTTTAAAATAACGGCAATTTATTGTGCAATCAATAAAggatagactttttttttgtattatattgtatttgaataaaaactgatttatcCTGCAGTCAAAGCATTAATTTCATTAAAGTTACAGAGACCTTTAAACAAGGCTTTCCTCTGGGAGATCGTTCCAGTTTGATGTCGGACCAGGGGATCCTCATACTGTCACACACAAAGCTCCTGAGCAGCAGCCGGCCCGCCTGATGGGACCAGAAACACAAGACAAAGTGTGAAAAAGTTCCCagaccacagtttgagaacgcTTGAGCTGAGAGAATAAGTGTGTGAGAAACCGACCATGGCAGATTTAGCATCCTTAGCGAACACAAACTGTCCGAtcctctccttctcctcacGCTGGATGCAGCGGGCAGCAAAGAGCCATTCAGACCGGGTTGGAGTCCACGACCCGCAGCGGAAAGCCCAGCGATAAGAACTCATCTCCTCAGTCATTGTCTCTGGCTTGTGGCTATGGGCTCACTAAGTGTTCTCAGAGCAGTTTTGATCATTATTCCAACTGTCATCTTTGTTTCTGACTAACTTTATGTTGACATGTTCGTCCTGGAAGAGCTGCACATGCCCGGAAGTGCTCACCAACATCCAGTGACGCGTTCTGTGGGCGCGGTACAGGATTGACCAATGGCAGCGCTCGAAGCTGTACGTGTTGAGTGATGCGTTCAAAGGattgaataaaaattgtaaatctgAGCAATTCATCTTAAAGATTACTGAACACACCAGTGTATTTTAGATAAACTCCAATCTTGGACATCTGATTAACACTTTTGTAGATAAATAGTCAGTAATAATTTAACATCAAAATGTAGCTGTTTTTGCGTGCACTTCTGAAAAGAAACACATTATCGAAACTGATTTCAGGTTggttataatttaaaaaagctCCTTTTGCAGAACATTTTTACACAGACaaattacattaaaactatattaATACTTTATGGCATTTTTTCAATCAATATCCTCAATAATacttaataatgataatatccACGTTAGTACCGGTACATTTACAGACTATACTTGAACGCATCAATAAAATTATATTGTTACCGTCTTGTTTTGATTGCCCTGATTTTGCGAGGAGGGTGAGTATTTTTGTGATAATTTGTCACACATTACGTTATTTTCACACTTGTTGGTGATGTGCAGCAAAAATTCAAAAGCGCCAGTCGTAATGCAAACGTGTTTAACTGATCTGCTCCGTGATTTGCCTTTCATTCTAATTaatctcaataaaaaaaacgttttaattTTGAACAATTAGTCATCAAAAGCTTCATAACGAggtgaatgatttttttttaaaacatttgcaTAATAGTCCAAAGTACGTTTGTGTGAAATATACGATCATAAGTGAATATTTCTCTTAATACACTACAGTTCAATGATGCctgtatataaatatgtaatatCTGTTGATAGATATTCTAGTGATTATAAACTGCACATGTTCATATGTGACTTGCTGCAAAAGGAATACATTCAGCTGCTTTTTGAAGATAAGACTGGCAAACACGTTTATTgtcatttcagtcattttttaatgttatccGTCGAGTGTGGCTATACTAACtaaaggtgggacgatatatcgtATGAGAACATATTGCGATGTCAAaacgtcacaagatgtatcTTCGAGGGTAGGAGTTagggtgtgtttttattttttaatatatattcctattgaattgaaaaggtcataccacAGAGcaaaaagtcataaaaaaaaacaaaaaaaaacaaaaaaaaaaaacatggtaaatatattaatacataaCAAAAGgtgtttattaatttatataattccactctaaatttaattgatgaaatttgtgtcgtaaatgtgaaataatattaatattatgtagatgtcatatacattcatgtgtatgtgtgtacgtatgtatatatgttcgatgtgaatgtataaactatatataaaacttgtggagaatatatattgaatgtatattgtgaaaatagtaatataagttaaatattttttgtgtgtgatattatgtagagaACCTTGTCTTGTGTTGTtataggtatatatatatatatatatatatatatatatatatatatacatatatatatatatatatatatatatatatatatatatatatatatatataaattactgTTCTCTTCAGGGTCGACTTGCCAGAAGTCTCCAAGTTTTTtctacaatatttttgaaaCATCAGCCAATTTCCTattctcaataaaaaaaatacatccgtatgaataaataaatcctttATCCACAATATTTCCTCTGCACATGCAGTCATTGTTCATCTTGCGTCTCCTCCTGATTCGCCTAAATCTTCTTTCTCAGCCGTTTTCCTGACACACTAATAAATCCATCCTGATCAGTGTGCTGATGTGGGCCCTCAGCTTTCATGTTCTTTAAAATGAGCCACTGTCTTTAAACCATCCACCATGAAAGCGCTCTCTAATTTGAATATAAACCCTATTGTGATTACATTGTATCAAAAAAAGACACAGTGCATCATTTTGAGTCTTTCTAATTTTCTCAGTTGAATTTCTTAGATTTGCAGGggtgtcattttagttcagggaccaactATGAAGCAATTTGATCTTGAGTGGGCCatagattttaggcaggaaaacaagcaattccaacattaatgtgccctagtttgcactttcacgtgtatatatatatatcatttaatTTGGGACCAGTGACAGCTATAGACTCCTTCAACCCTGAAAAGGAACAaatgggtcagaaaatgaaggAATGGATGTTttctggaataatttgaggaaaatcacAGGATTTTGGGGATTTCTTTCAAcagtttgtgattaaaaaaattcacatacatgGGAAAACTGTCAGCTCCAACAattattgtagagtttcatcaaATCGATATATCTAGAGGGGCAAAGATATTGAATTAGATGGCAATGTACACAGTGATTAATGTTGACTCTGCCttcttttttaactttcttcTGCTTTTCGCCTTAAGTACccactttctcttttttctgaatccaagtacccccttttgtctgactacaacatttagcTTAGAATTCTATAAaataacaactatagagcagaatgatggaattaattagtgataacacacattataaaaaatcccattttgtaaataagtggaaagaaactgtatttagagcctcctgaatagatctatttttatagtttgtatcatttccggtcatctacCCCCTGGTGTGGGAACacgactgacccttgtattttcagttcatgttcatgttcattatcatgattattattttagaactaaaaataaacattataaaacctcacaccccctgtagtgccatgtcatggagaaacactgctctaaaatGCCAGATTTGGCCCATGGGTctagagtttgacacatttgcatTAGAGGAAATAAAGAGTCTGCTTCTTAGGGACAGTTATACTGTTGTTCACCAATCAATAAAGCTCATCAAAGGTAAATCTCTGcaactattttttttgcttggCTCATCATAAGAACCTAGACATTTTTttgaagttaaaataaaatgaactaatGCACCTCTATGTTTTTATTACCAGTATCTACTGTATTATAACTAACAATAATCACATATTTTTTCTTTAGTCCATTGAATGCCCCCAGATCCTATCCATCCCTACTCTAAGCATGCATATCCAAATGTATTGGCAACATAAATCCTACCGCAGAGGGATGGACAATTACTTGGACCCACACATTCGTATTTATAGTCGTATTAAAGACGTGTTTGTGATGTTGgagaaaacagaacaaatggAAGTACAACCATGCAAACTTAGACTGAGGTCGTTGAACTTACAACATTGTTGCCGCAGCATAATTCTCTTCCGTGCCTTTAGGATGTATTTCAACAAGCTGTATAAATTAAACAGCATGAACTCTTCTCTTTCATACCTGCAGGGAGGCTCATTCAGCAGGACTGTATCCTTAATATTCTCCACCTTAAGTGTGTAATAAATTGTTCAATCCCTGAACTAAAGTTGAGGATTTTCCAGCTGTAATTCGTTtaagttaaaaagtaaaaatacaaaaagtgtgCCTTTGACATAAATTGTGAAAAACCAAACTTTTGATATGTTTAGCTTTTACCTTCCCAGCATAGAGAAATTATGTTAAAATTCAACTAATTCTTTCCATCTAAGgtgatttgtaaaaacaattctGACAGAATTGCTTTCCTCTGTTAGGGTTCTTTGATTTCTCTCTGGGGATTTCCATCCCGTCTGTGGTGCCAAGCTGGATTTCCTTCAAGGGAATAAACAtctgaaaagaaagagaaagagcaACTACAGTGTCCGGGAGACACAGACTCTCATCCAGGAGATCCACAAAAGAAAAGACGTGTTGTTCTCCAGACAGCAGGTGTGGACAGCAGTGATGTGGTCAAACATCATCATTTTGTATCAGAGTTTTATGGTCATTGTCATAAAATGCACAGAGTTGGGCACACATTTGAAAGCttatagcattaaaaaaaaaaattgcatttaatcagaaataattttaattacgGTAGAAAGAACAGAAGTGTATTGGTTGCAATCATattgaaaatgtctttattattatacTGTGTTTCTAAATAATATGTTGGAACTTGGATAATACATTTAGATAATAGATTTGTTTCAATTATTAATTAGTGATTCATTATTGTTTTGGGCTGCAAAGTTAATAGTCCTTAGCCCTTGTGCCTCACAATGGGAAAGTGATGGGTTTAACTCCCAAAGTGCAGACCTTGCACCATTCTTCATCGAGTTAGTTAGTTATCCCCATGTTTGTATGGTGTTTCTCCTGGTGGTCCAAACCTACAAACTATACAATAATACGTAAAATAAAAAGAGTCTCTAAATGGGTGTGTGTACATGGCTCTGTGTGTTCAGTGTGTACGCCATTGTGAACCTGATGTGAGCTGAGATAAGCACCAGGGCCCAGTTTTTGTAATCCGATTACgtaatccaattttttttttttttttttttgttgaaaaaaacccATTTTTAAGATTTGATCCATTCCTTTATCCAGTATTGGAGCTTTTTCCTTTTGAAAAACTGGACCCAGGACAAGTGATTGAGTTATTGTTTATAGAACCTCTTCTAAAGTGACAAACAGTGAGGGGTAAAATGATATTAATGGCAAGTGTTTGCGATTGTTGATGAGTCTGTGGGCCTTGCAGGATGTAATCATATCTGCATCCTAGTGTATGTAAAATAACTGTAATTCTCCTATTTTTTCCCCCAGGTGCCTGCAGCACAGTTACTGTTTTTCTGCTGCAAAACATTCTTATTAAACCAAAGCCGTATGTATTTGTGCTATTTATCTCACATTCCTCTTTCTCTGCATATAAACAGAACACGGCCATTAATGAGCTGAAAAGGCAGGCATGGGAAGAAGTTGCCCAGGGCGTGAACACAATGGGTGAGGGCGAGCTGCGTACCGCCACAGAGGTGAGGTGATTATTCTCTTTAGGGACTCATGCTGTCTTAAACCAATGTTGATCACTTCATCAAACACAAACTGCACACACAGGTGAAGCGACGTTACCTGGACTGGCGTGCGTTGACAAAGAAGAAGCAGCTGCAGGAGGAGCtttccctctcctcctcctcctcatcctctgtGCTGATGAAGACTGAATATGATCAAACGTCACCTGAGCACGAGGCAGCTTCTGTGGGATCTGAATGTGATCCACTGCTTGACCTGTCTGCGTTCCCCAAGGATTGCCGTTGTGATTGGCCAGAATTGGCGTCCCTCGGCGAGCCGGGCGGGGAGGCCATGATGGCTTTGGTAGATGTGAAAACTGAAGAGGAAGTCAACGAATACAGAGTACGGTTTACAAACTCAACACTCAAACATACGAGATTTACAGTTAATTAAGTATAGCTCTGTATGTTAATAAAGGTACATTTATTTTCTCGCACTCTTTTGTGCTCTCTGTTACCAAACTCATACAACCCACATTCATACTCAAAGCAAAGAGGAAACCTGTGCTGACATACAAGTATTACGAATGCATTAATTATCTTAATTAAAGCCATCATTAGCAGTCTTATATCACAGCGATAGTGAAACATTTACAAGTGTAGCTAAAGTGTGTCATGTTAACGTACTCTGATGATTGAGCTCTTCTTCACAAGGTACTCAGCAAATTAAATTAAGGATCTCTTAATTATTCTGAAAATTAGATGGAAACTGTTTTCAAATTAGATCCCCCTGCATCTGCTTCACTTGTGATGATTTTCATTGTCTGTTTTGGTATTTGCAAAACGTGGCTATTGATTGGAGGATTATTTTAGATTGTTCAGTTGTTTCTGAAAAACATTCTACATTAAATTTGTGTTGTATTCAATCATTTCGCAAAGAGTTTCCAAATCCAAGTTGAAGGCTAAAGATTAgagttaaaaaagaaagaaagaaaacatgcacatttcacTGGAGCTCACTTTTAGGATCTCCTACGTCTAGGCCccatttgtcaaactcaaggccaggggaCTAAATTTtgtcctttagagcatccaattcggccctcaGGAGACTGTAAATGTGACAgagaataaattaattattgtgtaaattaccaagtAATCCAGTTgcagatatctcaaattcaccaatttagtgaaactaaaattaaaatatattttaattgcaaattgtggaaagagcTCTCAATCTGTGGCACATATTTGGCCCACGTTGTGGCGGAATACACGATGGAATCTCGGAACAAGTGGGGGgtcgtgtgtctgtccatcctttccgttgAGGACATGGAGGACAtttacatgattggaattaggatagtaggcatgctgctcattggagctggcagttttCTGACCTATAGCAATGTCCagattacgttggcagctgttttggtaaggctgccagtcatttctgatggaTGGAGCAGGGCTCTTAACTCTCAGACTCATGcaatgaacaaactcaaaagaAAGCAGGAAGCTACTTTGGAACGTCTACGCAGAATCGGAGAAGATAAATGCTTGGCTTTTGAGCTAGGGCCACCTTATTGGATTGCTTAGCCCGACCGAAAACAAATCGCTTATCATCATTGGCTCCCCTCAGCAGCCAGACGTTCAAGGCTGGTTCATCTATTCACCAGGATGTTTGTGCATACATGACGCTTCGTCTCCCTCCTCCTCTTGCGCCACctggaactttgtttctgaatcAGATCTGCCCAAGGTTGGCTCATGTCGTCTGCGACGGGCTTCACTGAGCAAAATGAAGTGAACGGATCATGTTTGAACGCCTTCTTTGGCCCTTCGTCTCCCCTCCCTCCCCCGTAGCGACTGCAGCAGGGGCGAGTGAGGCACCTACAAGGGCTGCATGCACGCAACCCCTAGCGGCAATCCTTTTCTCCACCCCATCCTCGCCCCCTGCCCACGTGCTATGTTCTCTAGTTTGTTGTGACtgtgttttgatttgtttttgatgtACGCTGAGGAGGTTTTTCCTCCCCAAAGGGAACTCAGTCGAGGACCTGCCTTTTTTCTCCCTCTCCTCCTTTCCTCCTGTTTTCCCACTTTTCCTCTAAACATGATGGCGCCGCGAAGCGCTACCTTGGTGTGTTGGTGCATGTGTTCTTTGCTCCAACttccaagttaaattccttgtgctgtttttatactgttttgattctgattctgattctgattattgttggtaataaatcttgccacgattcccttgcatacagtaaacatctcatgtataaacttaaatagGAAGAGACCAAAactaccacaattggaacttaagttattttccacaaaggcatctgtataaataaaaggtttgtcaaaatgtagaaatcatttttaaaataggataacaacaattaatttaattcaaaattcaaaaaaatgatcaggctccaagtataattcatgaactctaaaactgagaaaataacttgGTGTGGTGCATTAAGCttaatttgtatttgtatttgattgttgtctgctCATTTAAttctttgtagtttcacaatgtccgttgatcattttaaaacatgaaaataactgGACTGGGtgaagaaatgtaacaaattacagtaacgcgagtacttccgttactttcacctctgcatttaATATACGTACAGTATTTCACCAATTAAAATCCCTTCGATAAATAGAAACTTCCTTTAAAAAGGTGACGCTTTAGTCTGAGAGCAACACATGAGAAATAAAAAGATATTCCTTTTTTGTTGATCCCACTGTTTTTGTCTTGCAGCTGGATGCTGATGTGATGGATGAAGGTGATATTCCATCCCTTCTCAGTGACATTGAATCCCGCAGAGAAGGGCAGGTTAGTGAGATCTTCTCCAACAGTGATCTGGTCATGCTCAGCTCCTCTAAGgatgcaacctccaccaccagCAGAGTCCCACCACAGGCTGGACACGCGCTGGGAGTGTCCACTcatggacttcaggaacttgatatttacaaaaatgcagGTTCCACGTTTTTGATCGCTATTGAAAAGCAGCGGATGGAGCTGGAGAGGCAGCGGCTGGCCGTGGAGACCGAACGCTTGGCCGTGGAGAAGGAGCGACTTTTGGTGGAGAAGGAACGACTTCGTCAGATGGAGGTGGAGAGGGAACGACTCCAGCTAGAGAAAGAGAGAATACTGGTGGAGAAAGAGAGGCTGAGGCTTCTGCTGGCCAGCCAGTCAGAGAAGGTGGACTCTTCTTTTAACCTGCCACCCCAACAAGGTCCCCCATCTTCCTCCACTTCTTCTTTAAACTCCTCTCATGATGGAccaggagagagagaaaagggaGATCAAGGCTGGGTGTCGGTGGTGGATCTGGAGACTGAAAAGATAAACCTGGAGAAGGAGAGAGTGAGGTTGGAGAAGGAGAGGCTTCAGTTCTTCAAATTTGAGGCTGGCAGACTTCAGATAGAGAGAGAGCGTCTGCAGGTGGAGAAAGAGAGAATGCAGCTGCACAAGGAACACCACTGACAccagtgatgaagaggagggttTAAAGTGCTGAAGATAGGATTCTTCACGGCAGCTTACAGCTGTATCCCCAAAACAGACATTCCTAAAATAACAAGCAAGGACCAAATGGAAAGCAGATAAATGCAGCCAACACAGTGCAATTAGATTCAAATTAATTTGTCTTgaatatatgaaatatttaagAATGAGAATTCACAACCTATTTGATATTATAGATTTACTGTATTGAGAAATGCTTTTgataaaaatagttaaaattatTCTTAATTTGTTCCTCAGGAAATTCACTTTTGAtttcttgacatgtttcgactgacaattgccagtcttcgtcagaggcatctgctgatcgctttgatgtttcctttgaagtttccttgactttcgtgtaataattccagctgATCTAAATGGTAATGTATGATGCTGGAATTGAAATTATTCTTAGCGTTacaaagtagggatgtaacgattaatcgtaaggcagttaaaaatcgattcataggtatcacggttgatatcgattttctgacaattgaatcgcagtactttttttaatcagcagagggcgctatccggaagtgttggcggcgggtggagtctgctaatactttctttctggctgccttctactcttaaatatgttaataaatgattcattacccctttagcaccgaaagaatatctgtaatattacttgaatatctgtaaaagtcagatTTTTCTATTatctctgtctgctagcatagcttctcttcttcactgctagaatatctgcatgccaaccgaccactgtgttaccagcgccctctgctggtccaaacaaatatgacgtaaatcagtgtaatgacggtttttttttttttttttaagtccaattgttaaggcacaaaatacattttcagttgcacttttaaaagaaaaagaaccattatgcagttttgcattgtttattatagaaccagaatttaaattaataggcttcattttcatttgtattattcctttatttatttaattcaagatttatttttagttaaattgcattgttttgaatagtttatcaaggaattcttttgacaatgaaaaataaaaggaaaataatacagtattttctaaaaatttgtctacagtcccattttgtaaatgaaaaaatcgggagagaatcgtatcgtgaacccagtatcgtgaatcgaatcgtatcgggagttgagtgaatcgttacatccctattacaAAGTGTAGCATAATATGTGTAGGTAAAAAGttattaaattaatatattattatttatatacagACTATGATGTTTTATAAAGTGTAAGAGATGTAAGATTGTAATTCAATGGTATGGTTATggtaaattaatatttatatctttttagtaataataatactatcAATACTACGACTACTAATTATCATAACtggtacagtgcccgtcaggggtatgtattcatattgacattaacaggagCTCCaaagtgtggatgggaaaatgaatagggtatatatatatatatatatatattttttcttttaatgtaatcagctgttccttgacccattatcaacTTTTCcttaaaatttcatcaaaatccgttcataacttttcaagttatcgtgtACAGACAAACCGCATTGCACTGcactagcttagcattagcattagcatagaatagaacactgatgatgaagtcactgttgatgacatcatcagtttgaACATTCTTGAAACACCAattacatcactgttgatgacatcatcagtgttctaaaacaatgtttgacagga is a window of Gouania willdenowi chromosome 13, fGouWil2.1, whole genome shotgun sequence DNA encoding:
- the msantd4 gene encoding myb/SANT-like DNA-binding domain-containing protein 4; the encoded protein is HPVCGAKLDFLQGNKHLKRKRKSNYSVRETQTLIQEIHKRKDVLFSRQQNTAINELKRQAWEEVAQGVNTMGEGELRTATEVKRRYLDWRALTKKKQLQEELSLSSSSSSSVLMKTEYDQTSPEHEAASVGSECDPLLDLSAFPKDCRCDWPELASLGEPGGEAMMALVDVKTEEEVNEYRLDADVMDEGDIPSLLSDIESRREGQVSEIFSNSDLVMLSSSKDATSTTSRVPPQAGHALGVSTHGLQELDIYKNAGSTFLIAIEKQRMELERQRLAVETERLAVEKERLLVEKERLRQMEVERERLQLEKERILVEKERLRLLLASQSEKVDSSFNLPPQQGPPSSSTSSLNSSHDGPGEREKGDQGWVSVVDLETEKINLEKERVRLEKERLQFFKFEAGRLQIERERLQVEKERMQLHKEHH